From the genome of Eublepharis macularius isolate TG4126 chromosome 4, MPM_Emac_v1.0, whole genome shotgun sequence:
ATGCAAGTGCATAacgcatgaaaataatattacttcaaagaatcccatgtgtttctccctcgtttccctcttgagagttccaccacctcttttcccagaaaaaaagccctggttttaatcaTTATTGAATCAAAGTGCCATTTGCTGGGGAGATGCTCCAGTTAATCTAGTTTTAGCTTCTTCCTATAGAGGGAGCTAAGGCAGAGTGTTGGCTGCTGTGACATTGCCTGTCCTTAGTTTACAGGGCCATGAGTTCCCTTTTTATGAAGCAACCAGGTAAATGATTGTCTGCTCCTTCTGGTTTATGAGCAGTCAggtcaggagggagggaaagtggGGGCAGGTGTTGAATTTCTGAGGCCTGGCAGTGCCCCTCCTTGCTCTGCTGTCTACAGACAAAGGCTCCTTGTTCTATTGGTtttctaaaaagagagagagagagaaagaaaacccTGCCTCTCTAGGGGAGTGTTGAGGCAGCCGGTTAAGCAAACACACAGGGAAACAGAATCAGGGTCATGGTCTCATTTTTTTTACTGCCCTCCCCTGTCAGTGGCTGAGCTGGGAAAGCAAGGACTCCCTCACGATCTGCACTGCTGGCCCAGGGCATGTTCTTCCTCTGCCCAGTTTTAAGCAGTCTGTGGACCTCACAGTCTCTGTATGTGCAATAACTTTTACCAGGACACTGATAACTCTGAACACAAACAGATCTGGCCACAAACCTTTTTGTAAAGGATGACTGAGACACGTTTTTGCAAAAGGAAGTTGTAATAGGTTTCCTGGCTTAGCAGAAGTCAGCTTCAAACAGCTTCTGTTCACTGCCAAAACCTTCTCACAAAGTATGAACTCAAAGTAGGCTGGTGGGGGCATATTGAAAATAATGAATTCTAATTGCTTTTGGACTCAGTATTTCCAGTGTAATTGTATGTGCTATTGTCAAACAGACTGAACTGAAAGATGAGATTTGCCTCAAAAGCTCACTTTTATGGGAATTTAGTAAAAATACATACAAATACATTTAACAGAAAATCATCTTTAATTGTGGTTCCTTTCGTGGAAAGGAGTTTTAATGGACAGAGAGGATCTATGCAGGCAGAAAATAACAGATGAAACTTTTCTTGACATGGAGATGCAGTGATGGGTGAAGAAAAATTAATTGATCTGTGCTTGACATGAGACCATAGCACTTCTGTGTATAGAAAGGGTGGCGGACTTAGGAGTGGACGCAATACAAAGGTAAGATACCAAAAGTGGAGTAACACAAACAATTAAAAGATACTAAAGTCAAATCAAAATATATTCATCATACGAAGTGAAATTAATCATCCAAATAAGCAATTGAATCAAATTAATACAGTCAACGTGCCGTTATATAAAGTTTTTCAAACAGAGAAAGTATTGGAACAGGAAGACGAACAACACGTAAGTAAACTGTAGAGCTGGTACAATGAAATTCCAGtacaggaagacatccaacaggtaagtccccGTAATGTCATGTAAACATGTAAGTATATAAATTCAAACCTAATGATTCTATTTCCTTTGTTGTAGGTGGAGATGAAATTAGCGGGAAGAAGCAAAGACtccctgttggatgtcttcctgtaCTGGAATTTCATTGTACCAGCTCTACAGTATACTTACCTGTTGGTTGTCTTCCTGTTCCAATACTTTCTCTGTTTGAAAAACTTTATATAACAGCACAGTGACTGTATTAATTTGACTCAATTGCTTATTTGGATGATTAATTTCACTTTGTGTGGTGAATATATTTTGATTTGACTTTAGTATCTGTTAATTGTTTGTGTTACCCCACTTTTGGTATCTTACCTCTGTATTGTGTTCAGTAAGTGGGTACCTGGCCTTTTTGTTAGACTTAGTAGTGGAGCATAGCTATTACTTCCTGACTGAGGAAAGAGAGAGTGCTATAGAAAGAAAGCTACAAATGGAGACAGAGCTATTCTTTGCCAAACCAACTGCTGTTGTTCTCCTGACAGGTGGAGGGTACAGTATTCTGGTTTTAGTATGCCTCCATGACTACCCAATCCTTTCATCTCACACACACATAACCTCACATCCAAATACCATGAACGTGTAGTAGATGCTACCAGTGCAAAGTGGACAAAAAGCAAGGCTAGACTGACTTGAATATCCTTAAACAGTTCTGTGGAACTTATCACAAAGCAGACCTTATCCAAGCTGGCAACATATAATATAAGACTTCCAAACTGAAattctgaatttatttatttatctgtttactttatttatagcagGGCTCCCTAACCTTGTTGAGCAtgagggcacttttggaattctgtcacAGGGTGGTAGGTGCAAgtacaaaatggcagccatagaaggtggagccaaccacaaaatttcTGAGAGAGAGATCATGCATAACCTTAATGATAACTCTTCATCATTTCAGTCAGAAGCTCTGTTTagcaagatgccttttaaaataaacatattgtttaaaatatgcaTATGCACAGCTTAGGTTCAGTCATGCtctgaagatccttgtgctgtggtgacagctgctactgaagcaactttttaaaaatctgccagtCAGGTCtccactggccaatcagaagctctgctaagcaaaagctccacctggccctgcccattttctaaaaacacttggcaggtactAGGAAAGGTGTTAGTGGGCACCACAGCACCCACAGGCACCATATGGGGGAATGATTTACAGTCTTCCTTTCTTGCTGAAATGCAAGGCACATGTTGCCTAGTTGGGGTTGTACTAATCCTTTGACAAGTTTTTTGCAAAGGGAACATTTGTAGTGGTTGTTCCCCCTCTGGTGGCAGAATAGCACATTGTTGATTGAAGAATAGAGAAAATGCTTCTCTTTGCCACTAGGACAGGCATCTGTTCCTGCAtggggtggagagaaaaagattcctAACAAaactttcacttccttggagtctGAGTGTGAAAGTGCAAATAAACTCAGAAGTCTTTGTTGCTATCACATACTAATCTTTTCTGGGGAATGCCAAATTGGACATAATGAAGCTCTTGATCTAACTGTACTCCAGATTTGCTATTAAATTGGGAATCAGAGTTAAGTGTTCCATTCCACTGAGTGGGTGCCAATCCATTTCCAACAGGTCTTCTCAATCAGATAGATATCAATTCAAGCTTTGCCTGTACCCACTGGCAGGCAAGCAAAGTGGTGCAAACTGGGAGGAGATATAGGAAGAGGCCCAGTTTTTCCTTCCCCAGCATGGGAACGACAGAGGAAAATGATAATCAGGCTATATGAGAGAGATCATAAATAAGGAAGTGATACAGAACCATCAATCTAGTGTCTGAAAGAGCTCTTGACAGCATTCATTTCATATTAAAAAAATCTGTGCCCTTTCCCAGAAATAAATCCATCATCCCAACTGCTACTAATTCAGATAGGTAAAAACAGGTTGGAAGAAATATTAATTGAGAGTTGATGTGGTAGAGAAGAGGACTTGCCTGCATTCAATTGCCACCTTTGTCATGAACTGATTGTGGGCCCAGTAGACtagtcattttctctcattcttgTTTCCCATTTGGAAATCAATGTATAGGACGCTTTACTTTGTAAATTAAAAGGTCATATCAATGAGTAACAATTTAATTAGCTACTTTATCTTGATCAAGTTGTACATCCTGCACTCCATACCTTTTCTCCAAGTGATTTCATGTATGACAAACCTCTTCAGGTTTGACAACTATTCTATTTTGCATCAAGATAAAAATGATTCACTTAAAGCCAAGGTGAGTCTTGCAAATATGGGTCTTTTTCAAACCTGTTCCTGGCTGCTTTACTCCATATAGCACTGAGGGAGATGTATACCTTGGCCATGGGGAATATCTTTATAATGCACTGTTGATTCTTCAGATGGAAACTGCTGGATTTAGCATGTGGGGGGATTTGAGGGGCTTTATCTCAAAGCTTTAAGCTGCTGAACAAGATAAGTCAGATTAAAGGAGAGGCCCTGTGGGCGCATTACACTTGGCCCTTGCTTCACATTGGATGCCACTGAACCTCTGATTCCCATGGTGACAAATTCCCTTAAGTCAGCAAGTGGCTGATGCTGGCAAGGGGAAGGAGTACCAGTCAATCCTGAAACATCTcacaagagcaagagcaagaaggTGCTCTCTGCTTGGTACAAATAAAAAGCACAGGAGGCAGCCAAGGGGGAGTTCTTGGGATTCCACATTGCTtgctaaacaaacaaaaacaacagagcAGCAATGGGTACAGGTGCTAGTGCTCAGGCAAAACACTCCCGTGAACTACAGAAGATGCTAAAAGAAGACGCAGAGAAGGATGCTAGGACTGTTAAGCTACTGCTTCTTGGTAAGtccaccccccgcccctcagCATCAAACTCAGGCTGTCACTGTGCTTCCATTACTTATCTGCACCCCATGCCCCCCACAGCACACCCTTCTTAGCTCAATGCTGTGAATGTGGAAAGAGTGGCTAAAGGTGAGGATGTTAAATCATTGTTGAAAAAGAGCATGTCCTCTGTATAAGAGGGACCAAGAAAGACCAAGTGGAACCTGGCAGTACTATTGTCCAGTTTCGTAGCTGTTGTTGTTGGATTGGCTTGTTGGAAAGCAACTTCTGCTCTAGAAATTTGAGGAAGATAGAGGGATAGGGAAGAAATACTTGCACATATTAGAGGCAATAAAAGTGACAGTCTGGCTGCTTTAGGGAAGATATTGATGTCTCAGGGACTAGAGCTCAAGGCATCTCATATCCAGTATTGCTATTTGGGTTCTTACATGGCTTTTCTCAAACAGAAGATCTGCTGCTGGGGTCATTGCCTCTTTCTCCCTTCACTAGTTTAAGCGgatctgtttttgctgcaaactctGAGTCATATTTCCAGCTGTTCTAACTGTAGATTACTTATTCTGCTACCTCTTATAATTAGATTTAGGGAGCTGAGGGGAGCATGGCCTACCTGATGTGAATTCAATATGAGTTATATAACCACCTTGCAGTAAGCGTGCCTCCTTTCTTTAGTGCTTAGCTAGGCTCTAAACTCAGGGTCTCTTGCCTCCTTAGTACGGTTCAGCTATGACAATTAACTAAGGCTAGGGGTTGTATCTGCTAAGGAGCTGCCTGCTTAGGGTTACAATTGAGCTGCTGTGTTGAACCCAATTTCTGAAAGATCCTTACAATGCCTTCTACTGTATGCAAGAGAGATGTAAAAATAGGGGAGTGGCAAGTtcattgaaataaataataataataacattcgatttatatactgcccttcaggacaatttaatgctcactcagagcggtttacaaagtgttattattaccccacaacaatcaccctgtgaggtgggtggggctgagagagctctagagaactgtgactcgcccaaggtcacccagctggcttcgtagaggagtggggaatcaaacccggctctccagattagagtcccgtgctcttaaccactacaccaaacaagatgCTTAGAAGGGTAGACTATGGCACCATTGGTCTTGCAAGTGTATAACCATTGGCTAACAGCTTCAGGAACACAGGAGCAGTGAACATCTGGGCAATAGCTGAAAATGACATTGTGAGAATAAGATGTTGCCAGTCCAATCATCCATACCTTTTCTATAACCACTAGTGTTGTCACTCCACCTCCCTGCACCGGACTGaacatgatgtagtggttagagtgttggacaaggagtctaggacctgggagacccaggttcaaccctccactctgccatggaagcttgctaggtgaccttgggcctgtcacatatTCCCAGCCAAAGCCACCTCATAgcttgtgaggttaaaatggaggagaggagaatgatgtcagcagatttgggtccctgctggagagaaaggcagggtataaagaatgaaataagcaaacaaacaagaacTTTCTCGCTAGCAGCACCATGAAGCCCACAAGGGCATTACTGCAGTAGCTCTAGCTGCCTCATTCCAGAGATTGGTTCAATAATTCAGTGCCTCTTCTTATAAAGCTAGGCATAACAAGCCAAAACCTCAGGGTGCCCCTGCACAACAGAGGAAAGTCTTCAGTCTCTCATCCTCACCTGTGATGTTTTCATAACTACATATGTCTATATTGTGCCTTCTCTGTGAAGTATGCCTTTAAACTATGTATGATCCAAATCTCAGCCACAGAACTGAGTAATCTTAATCCATTTTAGACCAAAGCCTTTGGATCTGGGTAATCTTCCACAACTCACTTGCTGCAACACCAGCCAGAACCAGTCTACAATTGAAATGGGCTTCTGGACACATGAAAATGGATGGAAACCAAAACCCTTTATTCTTTAATATAGCTGTTATAGGTAATCTGAAATGGGAAATTATCATCAGGTTATAGTTTAATAGCAGCTGGTAGGAGGCAAGCTTACCCCTTTCCCACCCATGTTATTTTCCTGATAAAAATTGTTCTTCCTAGTTTCTCATTAGGGATTACATACaggcaactttttaaaagttaattaaaCTAAGGATCAAACTAAACGTGATGGAAGGGTGTTTATATGCAACCACCTGTCGGTATGTTAAGAAAGTGGCACATCTATGAAGGGGATCTAATTCTGCTCCTTTGTGGGCCTCCTTACACTATGATCCATTGCTTTCAGCTTTTTTGTCCTTGCCAGACTCACTTCCAATACTGGAGCCAGGCTGGAAGAAAACAAGGACTTGAAATGCTATCAGTAATACATGAATGATGGAGTTtggtgttttaatgttttcagtGTGGACTAATTTATACTGTATAGTTTTGATatgatttaaaatgttttgtcATCTGTTTTGAGTCCTGATTTAGAGAAAAAGGAATATAAACACTAAATAAAAGCTTCAAACACTGGATCAAAATAACTTAAGGTGCTGAGTGGGAGGGTTTAGCTCTTAAATTAAACATAagctttgccttctttgtttACACATAATCAGGTGGACTTAAAAAAATAGATTTCCcttatttattgttatatatgtAAGCCTTTAAGAAGTACCAGGTTTAGGAATACTGCCATCTAGGTGGGAGGATAAAGAGAGATTTCAACAGAATTTTGTTGAggtgttgcttagcaacagcagAGTAAGCAGCTTGACTGGTTTCCCTTGAGAGAGGATAGAGGAGGAGGACCGGAAGGGAGACTGCAAGGAACATCTGTTGAGAAGACAGCTGCGGGGACATATGAGGAGATACTGCATTTCAATTAGAACAGAAGTGTGGTTTTCTTGAAGGCGAGGAAACTTATATCAATGTCACTGGTATTCTGGTGTGAGCCCTTCCCTGACCCAGCCCATACCTTTGCTAGGAGGAAAGGCTGGGTTCCAGAATTCCTAAAGAATAGAGACCCATATGTGTATCCCACATCAACAGTGACTGCTGACACGCATCTGGACTCTTTTTGGAATTGTAAGTAAGGCCCTGAAGACTGAAGAGAACTACTTCTCATTCACAACTATATTTTGGGTCTATTAGGTTGAACCTTGCTTCTGTGTATCACTTTTATTTTTAGCAACATAGCTCACTTAAAGCTCCCTATTATTATATCATTTCCTGTctttaaataaatagtaaaattaGAGGTATTTTTTAGAAAATCATTTCTGATTTGAATGAGAGACAACTCTTTTGTGACCACCACTAGTGAGGCCCTTGCTGCTGAGCTGACAGAGTTTGTTATTATTTGCCCCACACACGCACCCACctgctttcttgggttgccaatgGCCTCCCTGTGTCCATTATGCAAGCAAGAATTTTAACAGCATATAAAACAGAGGTGCTGTATCTTCTTTGTGGCTTAAGAGGATTCTTTTGGTAAGCAGTGCAGTggctgagaatttcatcccaactGAACAGACAGAAAAATTAGAAGCAGCAAAGATGTTTTCCAATGAAACAAAATCAAACtgagtaattttaaaaagtagttgTAAAAACATAACAGCAATTGTGCTGGGTCAGACAAATGGCCACTCTAGCCCAGCATCCCGTTTCCCATAGTAACCCACCAAATGACCCAGGGAAGCCTACAAGAAGGGCTTGAAAGTTGAAGCCTCTCTGTGTTGCTTGCCCTGGGAAAGGATATTTTGAAATGCTCTGCCTCGAACTTGGAAGCTGCAATAAAAAATGTAGTGCAACTGATTCAAAATTTTAAATAGAAAATGAGCTAAAACCATGAAGAAAGTGTGTATATCTCTAATCTAGATGGAAGTTCGCAATTTCCTACAATAAGTACCATGGATAGGAGAGGAAACCCAGTTCTTGGTGTGTTTTAAACAAAAACAGTTAAAGGAAGAACATGAAGGGATTTGGGACATGTTTTTAATGTTTAGATTACAATaaatttaaaaagtttattttccTTGTGTTTCTTTATATCAAATTATGTAACCTGAAAAAAGTTTGAGCTCAAAGAACATCTTCCTTATCAAGACAATTTTCAAATGCTCAGTGAAGCAGTAAACATTTCATAACAATTCATTACAAGATCTAAAGCTTAGACGAGGCTGATCAATGCAGAAAAGGTACAATTTCATACATAAGATCTAAATGTTATAATGAAGTAGATAAGATCTAAATGTTATAATGAAGTAGATCTAGATAGTGATTGTCCGCAAAATACTAATGGGAGTAGTATTACACTGTTAGCTCATGAATAAATACTAATATGGCACtcaaaagactaacaaaaattattCCTTGTAAGCTTTTGCAATCTAGAAGCCAGTTCATCAGAAATCTTGAGAAATGCTTAGAAGCAGTCATTTTAGGTTAGAGGATGAGGGGAAAATAGTAGAGTCAAGAGGCCATAAAATGCAAGATATGGGATAAATATGAGCAAAGGCTATATAATTCAGATCTAATCAAGTAAAAAACCAGATCATTCACTAATTATGCTCTTAGCAAGACATTGGATCATATAAGCTGCTATTGGGCCTCAGACTTTTTCCAAACTGATCTCTTTAACAGGAAATGCTTGTGACTGAAGCTGGAACCTTCAACGTGCAGTACATGAGCCCTTCTGACAGTAGCACAAACTTCTAGAATGACTGCATCTCTTTTGGAGGCAAAGGGAAGGAAATTAGAAGAGTCAGGCATTATTAGGGCCTCATATGTTTATAAGGTTTAATGTAGATTTGATAAATTACTAAATAGTTGGTTTCCAAATGTGTGGGATTGTGTCATTGATAGATTTAGCTTTCTGGGACAGATACAGAATCAtctatttccttttcttttttttctaccAGGGGCTGGAGAATCGGGCAAAAGCACCATTGTCAAGCAAATGAAGTAAGTTTTTGCACAGACAACAATTCCTAGGCATTCTCTACAGTAGCTTTTAAACTGTGACAATGCCAGTTGGAGTTTCTTCACAGAGCAAGCGTACCTGAAGCATTTTAAGTATGCACTTAAAAACCTGCCAAGCAAAATCGGAAAACAAAACATATGACTGCCTGGCTCCCCCCACTCCCAATTATATTTCCTTTTGTCATTCTCTTTTGGTGGCCCTGAGTCCTAACAGCATTCATATGCAGATGCAGCCCTCTGGAAAGCTTCCTGGAATTCTGGATTCATTTCGTCCTCTTAACTTCCACAGAATTATCCATCAGGATGGCTACTCCATAGAGGAGTGTTTGGAGTTCATCTCCATCATCTACAGCAATACTTTGCAGTCCATACTGACCATTGTGAGGGCCATGGACACACTCCATATTCAGTATGGAGACCCGGCTAGAAAGGTAAGTAAAAAAGGAGGAGATACTGCAATTATTACTTTAGCACTTTAAACAGGTGCTAAACAGCTGTGCAATATAAAAAACATAGAATTAAAGaactaaaataaaaacaacactATCCTGCCCTTATGgttatattcaaaataaatagaAACCTagaaatatataatataaatagaAGGCAGAACTAGATTGTACAAATAGTCACAAATATCTATAGGTAAGAATTCCAAATGTAATCTTTAGTTTAAGAATAATAGCGGAAGCAGAAAAACACAGGACTCTAGGAGTATGAAGAGAAATCTTTCCTCATACAACTCAACTCCTGTTTCAATTGTAGGATGATTCCCGCAAACTGCTGCACTTAGCAGACACCAGTGAAGAGGACACCATGTCTACGGAGATGTCTGACATCATCTGCCGCCTCTGGAAGGACACAGGCATCCAGGCCTGTTTTGACAGAGCCTCAGAATACCAGCTGAATGACTCAGCTAGCTAGTAGGAACCTTTTGCTTGTACCCCTTGAGAGACTCCAGAGAATTTCAGGGTGTGCAACATGAACCCTAGGGTTGTGTACATATTGGAGAAGCTGTTGGTGCATAATGTCTTAGAAATTTGTATCCCTCTACCTGTGGTTTTGCTAGACAGGGAACATCTCTATCCTACAAGCAGATACAGCAGTGTATGAAGTCAATGGAGACTGGCCTTGAATATTGTTTTGAAGATTGTACCCAGTGTGGTTGTAAGGTAATGGGTGATTCTAGGAAGGACTGGACTGACATCAGGTACCTACAACTGAATTGGATCTTTGACCACAGTTGCATAGGAGGGCTTACTGTAATTCTCTGGCCTAATTTCTGAGAGTGTTGTTGTCTGGGCATGTGTAGCATTTCTCTCCCTCTGTTCTTGAAAAGCATCAGACATACACTATTCTTGCTCATACAGTCTGCCACATACCTTATCCAGCTCACTGGGGAACCGGACATTTGACTGCCCTCTCTGAAGGCTAGAAGTAGCTCCCATTGTAGACTTTCCATCTTTCTATCTTCAGTTACCTGAACGATCTGCCACGGTTGGTGACACCAGGATACATCCCTACAGAGCAGGATGTTCTGCGCTCCAGGATGAAGACTACGAGCATCATTGAAACTCAGTTTTCCTTCAAGGATCTTAATTTCAGGTATCACAGAGTTGCAGTAGCTGGACCA
Proteins encoded in this window:
- the GNAT1 gene encoding guanine nucleotide-binding protein G(t) subunit alpha-1; protein product: MGTGASAQAKHSRELQKMLKEDAEKDARTVKLLLLGAGESGKSTIVKQMKIIHQDGYSIEECLEFISIIYSNTLQSILTIVRAMDTLHIQYGDPARKDDSRKLLHLADTSEEDTMSTEMSDIICRLWKDTGIQACFDRASEYQLNDSASYYLNDLPRLVTPGYIPTEQDVLRSRMKTTSIIETQFSFKDLNFRMFDVGGQRSERKKWIHCFEGVTCIIFIAALSTYDMVLVEDDQVNRMHESLHLFNSICNHRYFATTSIVLFLNKKDVFQEKIKKAHLSICFPDYDGPNTYEDAGAYIKVQFLELNMRQDVKEIYSHMTCATDTENVKFVFNAVTDIIIKENLKDCGLF